From a single Rosa rugosa chromosome 7, drRosRugo1.1, whole genome shotgun sequence genomic region:
- the LOC133721659 gene encoding uncharacterized protein LOC133721659 has protein sequence METNGSISNSHESQPSDASDSTNKEKPTEKVVFINHAEIAWQERRREWVGDQSQKPRRAPREPIMSWTTTYEDLLLTTEPFQEPIPLAEMVDFLVDIWLEEGLYD, from the exons ATGGAAACTAATGGTAGCATTTCTAATTCCCATGAAAGTCAACCTTCAGATGCTTCAGATAGTACTAATAAAGAGAAGCCTACTGAGAAAGTAGTCTTTATCAACCATG CTGAGATAGCTTGGcaggagagaagaagagaatggGTTGGTGATCAGTCTCAAAAACCACGAAGAGCACCAAGAGAACCAATAATGAG CTGGACCACAACGTATGAGGATCTTCTTTTAACTACTGAACCTTTCCAGGAGCCCATACCTTTAGCT GAAATGGTGGATTTTTTAGTTGATATATGGCTCGAAGAAGGCCTATATGACTAG